One Sphaerisporangium krabiense DNA segment encodes these proteins:
- a CDS encoding alpha/beta fold hydrolase, producing the protein MKDRTGRTINRRHVLAGVAGAGAAALVPSAAFAAERARGAKPGGRETVLPAQTSWGPVPAMTGRKQVQIPDVKLAVWDTGDGSRGKGQAVVLMHPHTGNGGSWGYQQAAFAAAGYRVISYSRRGYHGSEAGPAERPGTVVGDLVALMDALGVGKFHLVGLAAGAFAAFDAGLSVPDRLLSCTVGSTLAGIQEPAWNEGTTAILPPGWAALPETFRELGPSYRAAKPPAMTQWTEQAQLPVTTVQQPPQNALMWPAIESIRTPMLLLTGDCDLYLPPTRLREMARHVRNAEVAIFSEAGHAPHWESYRAFNETVLSFLGKHRR; encoded by the coding sequence ATGAAAGACAGGACCGGTCGGACGATCAATCGACGCCACGTACTCGCCGGGGTTGCAGGGGCCGGCGCCGCCGCGCTCGTCCCGTCGGCCGCGTTCGCGGCTGAACGGGCGCGCGGCGCGAAGCCGGGCGGGCGCGAGACCGTGCTGCCCGCGCAGACGTCGTGGGGCCCGGTGCCCGCGATGACCGGCAGGAAGCAGGTGCAGATCCCCGACGTGAAGCTGGCGGTCTGGGACACCGGCGACGGGAGCCGGGGCAAGGGCCAGGCCGTGGTGCTCATGCACCCGCACACCGGGAACGGCGGCTCGTGGGGCTACCAGCAGGCAGCCTTCGCCGCCGCGGGCTACCGGGTGATCAGCTACTCACGACGCGGATACCACGGGTCGGAGGCCGGGCCGGCGGAGCGGCCCGGCACGGTCGTCGGAGACCTGGTGGCGCTGATGGACGCGCTCGGCGTCGGGAAGTTCCACCTGGTCGGCCTGGCCGCGGGCGCGTTCGCGGCGTTCGACGCGGGCCTGTCGGTCCCGGACCGGCTGCTGAGCTGTACGGTGGGCTCGACGCTGGCGGGGATCCAGGAGCCGGCGTGGAACGAGGGCACCACGGCGATCCTGCCGCCGGGCTGGGCCGCGCTGCCCGAGACGTTCCGCGAGCTCGGCCCGTCCTACCGGGCGGCGAAGCCGCCGGCGATGACGCAGTGGACCGAGCAGGCGCAGCTGCCGGTCACGACCGTGCAGCAGCCCCCGCAGAACGCGCTGATGTGGCCGGCGATCGAGTCGATCAGGACGCCGATGCTCCTGCTCACCGGCGACTGCGACCTGTACCTCCCGCCGACGCGCCTGCGCGAGATGGCGAGGCACGTCCGCAACGCCGAGGTGGCGATCTTCAGTGAGGCGGGGCACGCCCCGCACTGGGAGTCCTACCGCGCGTTCAACGAGACGGTGCTGTCCTTCCTCGGCAAGCACCGGCGGTAG